The Leucobacter viscericola sequence CGGCGATGATGAGCTCTGGGACACCGTAGCTCCAGGCCTCGTGGTGTTCGCCACCGTAGAACTCGGCCCAGTCTGCTGAGCTCGTGAGACGGTGATCCGCCCGCAATCAATTGCGAGGCGCACGTTTGTGAGCTGCGCTGTGAGTTCGCCCGAGGCACCGTGTGGCAGCGCAAAGAACACCACATCGTGACCGTCGAGCACGGCGGGTGTCGTCTCCTGCAGCGTCAGGTGCGCAAGAGATCGAAGGTGGGGTTGAGATTCGATCAGCGGTCGCCCGGCACTTGAGTGCCCCGTAACCGTGCGGATCTCAAAATCCGGGTGCTGTGCGAGCAGGCGCAGCAGCTCGCCACCCGCATACCCGCTGGCTCCCGCAACTGCAACGCTGTAGCTCATCGACGCTCCTCAAATCCGCAGCAAACCCCTCCTATTCTGGCACCTCATTGGGGTGTTGCTATTCCCGCCTTACCGATATCATTGATATCACGTGAAAAAGGAGGGATCCACAATGGCACAGCTTCTCATTCGAAACCTTCCCGAGCCGGTAAAAGAAGAGCTGCGAGAGCGGGCGCGCGACAACGGTAGGTCACTTGAAGCCGAGGTTCGTAAGATTCTCGTCGACCTCGTCGCAGCCAGTCACGAGGACCCGGTGCTCTCTTGGCTCGGCAGCAGTGAGCGATTCCGTAGCCACCACGGAGGCGTGGATCTCCATTTGCCCGAGCGACAGGCCCCACGCCCGGTCGATTTCGAGTAGTGGCGTCCAGGTAATCATGATTATTGTCGACACAAATGTCTGGTCTGAAGCACTCAAGCCCGAACCAAACCAGACAGTTCTCGAATGGCTTCGCCTGCACTCCAACGAAGCAACATTGACCGCAGTATCTGTGTTTGAGATGCGCTACGGTGCGAGCATTCTCCCGCCAGGTTCCCGCCAAACCGAGTTACAAACTCAAATAGACAGCATGATTTCAGCGATGTCTGCCCGCACACTCAACTACGACGCAACCGCTGCCACCGCACACGCCCGCTTCGCAGCGAGCGCACGGGTTGACGGCCGCGCCCTCAGCCGAGAAGACGGCCAACTCCTCGGAATCGCCGCGGCGAACGGCTGCAAAATTGCCACGCACAACGTGCGCGATTTTGAAGGGTTTGGGGTCGAGATCATTGATCCTTGGCTGAAGCAAACTGCCGCATAACCCCGGGTTGCGCTCAAAACGATAAGAATGCGGCCATACCGCAGCTTTAAAAGCCACAAGCCCTCGAGCGGACCTACTCGACTCAGCGATTCTTGAAGTGAGGCTCCCGCTTTTCCGCGAAGGCGCGCATGCCCTCTTTTTGGTCTTCCGTCGCGAACGCAGCCGCAAAGGCGTGGCGTTCGAACCGCAGGCCCTCCGAAAGCGGCATCTCTTGGGCAGCCTGCAGAGCATCCTTGGCGGCGTACACAGCCAGCAGAGACTTGGAAGCGATTGTCTCCGCGGTCTTGCGAGCTTCGTCGAGCAGATCGGCAGCTGGCACGACCCGCGATACGAGCCCCGACCGCTCGGCCTCTTCCGCGCCGATCATACGGCCGGTCAGCACCATCTCAGCGGCCTTCGCTTTACCAATCGCGCGCGGCAGCCGCTGCGATCCGCCGAACCCGGGAATGACACCCAGGTTGATCTCTGGCTGCCCAAATTTTGCGGTGTCTGCCGCAATGATGATGTCGCACATCATCGCGAGCTCACACCCGCCACCGAGCGCAAAACCGGCTACCGCTGCGATCACCGGTGTGCGCATGCGCTCGAAGCCCTGCCAGCCGGGAAAGGGTCCGCCCAGGTACATGTCACTAAAACCGAGTTCAGCCATCTGCTTGATGTCGGCACCAGCGGCGAATGCCCGCTCCGAACCGGTGATCACGATCGCCCCGATTTCGGTGTCAGCATCAAACCTGAGCGCGACCTCGACAAGCTCAGTCAAGAGTTCAGAGTTCAACGCGTTCAGCGCTTCCGGCCGGTTCAAGGTGATGTAACCGACGCGGTTCTGCACGTCGGTCACGATGCTGGTGTACTCGGTCATTGAGTGTCCTTTCACTGCGATGATCCCTACGCTACACGGGACCGTATTGTCTCGATGATTCCGGAGAAGTCACGATGAGCGCCCTCCCCTGCCGCATAATCGGCGTAGATCTCGCGTGCCAGCAGTCCAAGCCTCGCATCGACTCCGGTGAGTGCGATCGCCTGCTCGGCGAGACCGAGGTCTTTGTTCATGAGAAAACCAGCGAAGCCCGGCTGAAAATCGCGATTCGCTGGGCTCGTTGGCACGGGACCCGGCACCGGGCAGTTTGTTGTCAGGGCCCAGCACTCACCCGACGCGTTACTCGCGACATCGTAGAGCGCCTGGTCTGAGAGGCCGAGTCGTTCTGCCAGCACAAACGCCTCGGCCACGGCGATCTGGCTGACCGCGAGAATCATGTTGTTGCACACCTTCGCGGCCTGGCCGAGTCCGGTTCCGCCGCAGTGCACAATTCGACGCCCCATAAGATCGAGCAATGGTTGCGCCTCATGAAAATCGGTGTCTTCGCCACCGACCATAAACGCGAGTGTGGCGTTCTCCGCACCCACGACACCTCCCGATACCGGCGCGTCAAGCGCGCGGTGTCCGGCGGCAACCGCCATTCCGGCTGCGACGCGGGCATCGTCGACCGCAATCGTTGAGCAGTCGATAAACAGCGTGTTAGGTTTCGCGGCGGCCAGCAGCCCCGAGCCGTTTTCGCCCGAGTCTCCGTAGGCGGCGATAACGTCGGGTCCGTTCGGCAGCATCGTGATCACAGTGTTGGCTTCGGCCACCGCCGCAACTGCAGAATCAGCAACCTTAATACCGGCTGCCCTGGCAGCATCAAGGGAGGCGGGGACAAGATCAAAACCGAGTACCCGGATGCCCGCTCGTGCCAGATTTGCCGCCATGGGACCCCCCATGTGGCCCAGCCCGATGAAAGCGATCGTGGTCATCGTGTACCTCCCTGTTGTGGGTGATCGTGCAGCAGCGAACGCCCAACAATCGAGCGCATGATTTCGTTGGTGCCCTCTAAGATTTGGTGCACCCGCAGATCGCGTACGACTCTCTCGATGCCGTACTCGTGCAGGTATCCGTACCCTCCGTGCAGCTGCAATGCCTGGTTCGCAACTTTAAACCCCGCGTCCGTCGCGAAGCGCTTGGCGAGTGCACACGCCGCCACCGTGTCGGCGGCGCCGCTGTCGAGCTTTTGTGCGGCCCGCTGCAGCAGGCTTCTGGCAGCTTGCAAGTCAGTCTCCATGTCGGCGAGCGCAAACACGACCGACTGATTCGCAACGAGGGGCGCTCCGAATGCCTGTCTCTCTTGCACATAGCTGAGAGCGCGCTCAAACGCCCACTGGGCTCCACCGAGCGAGCAGGCGCCGATGTTCACGCGCCCACCGTTGAGCCCCCTCATCGCGATCCGAAACCCGTCGCCCTCGTGGCTCAGGCGATTGGCGACCGGCACTCGAACGTTCTCGAAGTGCACCTGGCGGGTAGGCTGCGCATTCCATCCCATCTTGTGCTCGTTTGGTCCGAAGCTGAGCCCAGGTGCATCCTTGGGCACGATGACCGCGCTAATGCCGTGCGACCCCGCCTCGCCCGTGCGCACCATCACCAGGTACACGGAAGTCGCACCGGCCCCTGAAATGAACTGCTTGGTACCGTTCAGCACGTAGTGGTCGCCGTCGCGGCGGGCGCTCGTTGAGATCGCAGCCGCGTCTGAGCCAACTTCTGGTTCGGTCAGACAGTAACTGCCGAGCTGCTCCATGGAGACGAGATCGGGGAGCCACTCCGCTCGCTGCGCGCTGTTTCCGAACGCATCTATCATCCACGCAACCATGTTGTGGATCGAGATGTATGCGGCGATCGCAGTGTCGCCCTTTGCCAGTTCCTCGAAAATGGCGACAGCATCGGCTCGCGATAGGTCGGAGCCGTACTCCTCACCCACGTAGATGCCACCGAGGCCAACCTCGCCGGCCAGACGAAGCGCCTCAACCGGAAAGATCTTTTCGGCGTCTCGCTTCAACGCGTAGGGGGCGAGTTCCGCCAGGGAAAAATCACGAACCGCCTGTACAAGGGCGTTTCGCTCTTCTGATGACGTGTTGTTCATGGCTACCCTGCCTTCATGCTCGAGTCTATGTGTTACGCCTGCCCACCCTCAACGTGTCTTTCTTCGACACCGTTGTAAGCCGAAAGCGGGCGAATCAGTGCGTTCGAGGCTGCCTGTTCCATAATGTGCGCCGTCCACCCGGTCACTCGCGCCGCAATAAACAGTGGCGTGAACGTCAGTGTGTCAAAGCCGATGAGGCTGTAGGCCGGTCCCGACGGATAGTCGAGGTTCGGATAAATTCCCTTTCGCGCGACAAATTCACTTTCAAGCTTGGAGTACAGCTCTGCTACATCGGGGCGATCGTAGTGTTCGACGAGGGTGTCGAGTGCCGCCTTCATTGTTGGCACCCGCGAGTCACCGTTTTTGTACACCCGATGACCAAAGCCCATGATCTTGCGCTTCTCGGCAAGCGCCTTGTCGAGCCAGGCCTCGACGTTGTCGGCTGAACCGATCTCATTCATGATGTGCAGCACGGCCTCATTAGCCCCGCCGTGCAGGGGTCCTTTCAGCGCACCAATCGCCCCGACCACAGCGGAGTACAGGTCAGAGAGTGTCGAGGTGATCACGCGCGCTGCGAAGGTCGAGGCGTTAAAGGAGTGCTCCGCATAGAGGATCATTGAGCGGTTAAACGCATCGATCACCACGGGATCCGCTTCCTCACCAAACGCCATCCACAAGAAGTTTGCCGAGTAGTCCAGGTCATCGCGGGGCTCAATAAGTTCGAGCCCGCGCCGACGCCGCTGCCCGTAAGCAACGATGGCGGGCAAGGCAGCGTAAAGTTGGATGCTGCGCTGCAGGTTTTGCTCTGGACTGCCCGAGGCGTCGAGCACCGATCCCGACCCTCCCATGTCAACCGCGCCAATGACGCTCACTGCGGTGCGCACCTCGTCCATCGGGTGCGCCTCAAGCGGCAACAGGTCGATCGCGGCACGCACCTGCTCTGTGAGCGCACGATGCTTCCGTTCCTCCGTTCGCAGCTCAGCAAGCTGCTGGGCAGTCGGCAGCTCGCCGTTCCACAGCAGGTAGGCCACCGCTTCAAACGGCTGCGTCGCCGCGAGCTCTTGCACGGGGTAGCCACGGTACAGCAGGCTGTTGCTCTCGGGATTAACCTTTGACACCGCCGTGTAATCGACGACGACTCCGGCGAGCCCCTTCTTGATTTCTGTTTCTGACATGTTGGCTCCCTAGCTCTTTAGCGTTCAACCTCAAAGTTGAAGACACTCGTGTCGAAGTGGTTGTAGGCCTCGTAGTCGATGAGGTCGTAGAGGTCAGCGCGGTGCTGCATCTCACCGAGTTTCCCGGCGAGGTGCCCCTCGACGTTCAACGTGTCAAGCGCGCGACCGGTTGCCCCCATGGCGATGCGCAGCATTGAAACGGGCCAGATCACGATGTTGACGCCGATGTCGGCCAACTGCTGCGAGGAGAACAATTCACTCTTACCGAACTCGGTCATGTTGGCGAGAATCGGCACATCGAGCGCAGCACGCATAGCGGCGAACTCTTCGAGCGTGCGCATCGCTTCGGGAAAAATCGCGTCGGCACCCGCGTCGACGAGTGCCTTCGCCCGATCCACTGCCGCATCGAGCCCGGCTTGCCCCTCCTGCGTGGCCCGCACGTCTGTGCGCGCCATAATCAGGAAGTTAGGATCGCGGCGCGCGTCGACCGCGGCGCGAATTCTTTTCAGCGCTGTGGCCTCGTCAACGACCGCCTTGCCGTCGAGGTGACCGCAGCGCTTGGGGTTGATCTGATCCTCGATGTGCGTACCGGCGAGGCCAGCATCCTCGAGAGTCTGGATCGTGCGCGCCACATTCATCGGCTCGCCAAACCCGGTGTCAGCGTCAACGATCGCGGGCAGCTCGGTCATGCGTGCGATCTGCTGAGCGCGACCCGCAACCTCGGTGAGCGTGGTTAGGCCGATGTCAGGCAGACCGAGATCGGCGGAGAGCACAGCACCCGAGATGTACACACCGTCAAAGCCCTTGCGCTCGATAAGCCGAGCCGAAAGCGGGTTGAACGCCCCGGGAAAGCGCAGCAGCTCACCGCTCGCGAGCCGCTCGCGAAACAGCCGCCGCTTGTCAGCGGGAGTAGTCTTCGAATACAGCATTTAGAACAGTCCCTTCGGCGCCGCAACCGACTCAAGCAGTCCCGGCTTCGCGATGATGGTGAGTTCGTTTACCTCGGCCGCGGTCAGCTCAGGCAGCCGCTGCACAAGCTCGAGGAAGCGCTCGATTTCTGCCGCCTCAAGAACCGGCTCTGCCAGCAGGCGGAACTTCGCAACGTAGTTCGCACGTGCGAACGGCCGGGCCCCGAGCGGGTGCGCATCAGCAACCGCGATCTCATCGACAACCTTCGAGCCGTCAGTGAGCGTGATTTCAACGCGACCGCCAAAGGCCTTCTCGTTGGGGTCGGTTGAGTGGTATCGACGCGTCCACTCGGCATCTTCTGCAGTGGTGATCTTGTGCCACAGCTCGACGGTGTCGGCGCGCCCCGCGCGCTCTGGGGTGTACGAGTCAACGTGATGCCAGCCGCCATCTTGCAGCGCCACCGCAAAGATGTAAGGGATCGAGTGGTCGAGCGTCTCGCGCGTCGCTTTCGGATCGTACTTCTGCGGATCGTTTGCTCCGGATCCGATGACGTAGTGCGTGTGATGGCTCGTGTGCAACACGATGCTCGCAACCTGCGCGGGATCTCCGAGCTCCGGCCGCTCATTGTGCAGCTTGCGCGCGAGGTCAATCCAGGCCTGCGCCTGGTACTCGGCCGAGTGCTCCTTCGTGTAAGAATCGAGGATCGCACGCTTCGACTCCCCCGCAGTGGG is a genomic window containing:
- the prpB gene encoding methylisocitrate lyase; the protein is MLYSKTTPADKRRLFRERLASGELLRFPGAFNPLSARLIERKGFDGVYISGAVLSADLGLPDIGLTTLTEVAGRAQQIARMTELPAIVDADTGFGEPMNVARTIQTLEDAGLAGTHIEDQINPKRCGHLDGKAVVDEATALKRIRAAVDARRDPNFLIMARTDVRATQEGQAGLDAAVDRAKALVDAGADAIFPEAMRTLEEFAAMRAALDVPILANMTEFGKSELFSSQQLADIGVNIVIWPVSMLRIAMGATGRALDTLNVEGHLAGKLGEMQHRADLYDLIDYEAYNHFDTSVFNFEVER
- a CDS encoding PIN domain-containing protein, with the protein product MIIVDTNVWSEALKPEPNQTVLEWLRLHSNEATLTAVSVFEMRYGASILPPGSRQTELQTQIDSMISAMSARTLNYDATAATAHARFAASARVDGRALSREDGQLLGIAAANGCKIATHNVRDFEGFGVEIIDPWLKQTAA
- the mmsB gene encoding 3-hydroxyisobutyrate dehydrogenase, producing the protein MTTIAFIGLGHMGGPMAANLARAGIRVLGFDLVPASLDAARAAGIKVADSAVAAVAEANTVITMLPNGPDVIAAYGDSGENGSGLLAAAKPNTLFIDCSTIAVDDARVAAGMAVAAGHRALDAPVSGGVVGAENATLAFMVGGEDTDFHEAQPLLDLMGRRIVHCGGTGLGQAAKVCNNMILAVSQIAVAEAFVLAERLGLSDQALYDVASNASGECWALTTNCPVPGPVPTSPANRDFQPGFAGFLMNKDLGLAEQAIALTGVDARLGLLAREIYADYAAGEGAHRDFSGIIETIRSRVA
- a CDS encoding acyl-CoA dehydrogenase family protein, whose amino-acid sequence is MNNTSSEERNALVQAVRDFSLAELAPYALKRDAEKIFPVEALRLAGEVGLGGIYVGEEYGSDLSRADAVAIFEELAKGDTAIAAYISIHNMVAWMIDAFGNSAQRAEWLPDLVSMEQLGSYCLTEPEVGSDAAAISTSARRDGDHYVLNGTKQFISGAGATSVYLVMVRTGEAGSHGISAVIVPKDAPGLSFGPNEHKMGWNAQPTRQVHFENVRVPVANRLSHEGDGFRIAMRGLNGGRVNIGACSLGGAQWAFERALSYVQERQAFGAPLVANQSVVFALADMETDLQAARSLLQRAAQKLDSGAADTVAACALAKRFATDAGFKVANQALQLHGGYGYLHEYGIERVVRDLRVHQILEGTNEIMRSIVGRSLLHDHPQQGGTR
- a CDS encoding enoyl-CoA hydratase, whose protein sequence is MTEYTSIVTDVQNRVGYITLNRPEALNALNSELLTELVEVALRFDADTEIGAIVITGSERAFAAGADIKQMAELGFSDMYLGGPFPGWQGFERMRTPVIAAVAGFALGGGCELAMMCDIIIAADTAKFGQPEINLGVIPGFGGSQRLPRAIGKAKAAEMVLTGRMIGAEEAERSGLVSRVVPAADLLDEARKTAETIASKSLLAVYAAKDALQAAQEMPLSEGLRFERHAFAAAFATEDQKEGMRAFAEKREPHFKNR
- a CDS encoding bifunctional 2-methylcitrate synthase/citrate synthase, which encodes MSETEIKKGLAGVVVDYTAVSKVNPESNSLLYRGYPVQELAATQPFEAVAYLLWNGELPTAQQLAELRTEERKHRALTEQVRAAIDLLPLEAHPMDEVRTAVSVIGAVDMGGSGSVLDASGSPEQNLQRSIQLYAALPAIVAYGQRRRRGLELIEPRDDLDYSANFLWMAFGEEADPVVIDAFNRSMILYAEHSFNASTFAARVITSTLSDLYSAVVGAIGALKGPLHGGANEAVLHIMNEIGSADNVEAWLDKALAEKRKIMGFGHRVYKNGDSRVPTMKAALDTLVEHYDRPDVAELYSKLESEFVARKGIYPNLDYPSGPAYSLIGFDTLTFTPLFIAARVTGWTAHIMEQAASNALIRPLSAYNGVEERHVEGGQA
- a CDS encoding FitA-like ribbon-helix-helix domain-containing protein; its protein translation is MAQLLIRNLPEPVKEELRERARDNGRSLEAEVRKILVDLVAASHEDPVLSWLGSSERFRSHHGGVDLHLPERQAPRPVDFE